AGTTGCCGCCTATGTGAAATGGAAGGCTCATCCCGTATTTTATGTGGCCGCTGCAGCTGCGGCAGGGATGATTTTTCTATGAGCCGGATTACGAACATTCCGGCCAGCTATCTTGTACTCTTGAAAGAGGAGGAAGTTCTACTCCTTCAAAGACAGAATACCGGCTTTGGGGATGGAGATTACAGCTTCATCGCCGGTCATGTGGAAAAGGATGAATCCTTCAGCCAGGCCCTGCACAGAGAGGCTCTGGAAGAAGCTGGTATCCGCCTCGATCCCGAACATGTAAAAACGTCCCATATTATGCATC
This portion of the Oceanispirochaeta sp. genome encodes:
- a CDS encoding NUDIX domain-containing protein, producing MSRITNIPASYLVLLKEEEVLLLQRQNTGFGDGDYSFIAGHVEKDESFSQALHREALEEAGIRLDPEHVKTSHIMHRKSDDSVRVDVFFVSHFWEGEIKNREPEKCSDLSWFPLNHLPDNMIPYIREALSLIRKGVHYSEYGW